From the Burkholderia glumae LMG 2196 = ATCC 33617 genome, one window contains:
- a CDS encoding SIS domain-containing protein: protein MLEEAREASRVVAAQLADTSRLEALAERLLAAPPQVALTVARGSSDHAASYFASLTMSRLGVPVASLPMSVATLQQAPLRVRGQLAVGFSQSGKSPDLVNTLTALRDAGALTVAAVNVLASPLAEASEYALPIGAGPELSVAATKSYIAMLSLSAQIVALWQRDAALMTGLRALPETLASAGALDWSAAIDELRGVERMIVIGRGLGLAIAQEAALKLKETSGIQAEAFSSAEVRHGPMELIDRDYPLLVFAPPGPEQAGLLQFAADMRQRGARVLLAAPEGTPGALLPLARAAHTALDPIAAILSFYVMAAHLAVARGRDPDAPRHLNKVTETH from the coding sequence ATGCTTGAAGAGGCGCGCGAAGCGTCCCGCGTGGTCGCCGCGCAACTGGCCGACACCTCGCGCCTGGAGGCGCTCGCCGAGCGCCTGCTCGCCGCACCGCCGCAGGTGGCGCTGACGGTCGCGCGCGGCAGCTCGGACCACGCCGCCAGCTATTTCGCGAGCCTGACGATGAGCCGGCTCGGCGTGCCGGTGGCCTCGCTGCCGATGTCGGTGGCGACCCTGCAGCAGGCGCCGCTGCGCGTGCGCGGCCAGCTCGCGGTCGGCTTCTCGCAGTCGGGCAAGAGTCCCGACCTCGTCAACACCCTCACCGCGCTGCGCGACGCCGGCGCGCTGACGGTGGCGGCCGTCAACGTGCTGGCCTCGCCGCTCGCGGAGGCGAGCGAATACGCGCTGCCGATCGGGGCGGGCCCCGAGCTGTCGGTGGCCGCCACCAAGAGCTACATCGCGATGCTGTCGCTGTCGGCGCAGATCGTGGCGCTCTGGCAGCGCGACGCGGCACTGATGACGGGCCTGCGCGCATTGCCCGAGACGCTCGCGAGCGCGGGCGCGCTCGACTGGAGCGCGGCGATCGACGAGCTGCGCGGGGTCGAGCGCATGATCGTGATCGGCCGCGGGCTCGGTCTCGCGATCGCGCAGGAGGCCGCGCTGAAGCTGAAGGAGACCTCGGGCATCCAGGCCGAGGCGTTCTCGAGCGCCGAGGTGCGGCACGGCCCGATGGAATTGATCGACCGCGACTATCCGCTGCTGGTGTTCGCGCCGCCGGGCCCCGAGCAGGCCGGCCTGCTGCAGTTCGCGGCCGACATGCGCCAGCGCGGCGCGCGGGTGCTGCTGGCCGCGCCCGAGGGCACGCCCGGCGCGCTGCTGCCGCTCGCGCGCGCGGCCCACACGGCGCTCGACCCGATCGCCGCGATCCTGTCGTTCTACGTGATGGCCGCGCATCTGGCGGTCGCGCGCGGGCGCGATCCGGATGCGCCGCGCCACCTGAACAAAGTCACCGAAACACACTGA
- the nagA gene encoding N-acetylglucosamine-6-phosphate deacetylase: protein MLTGNLLTAEGWRYGTIEFGNGRITALSGHAVDPSMNDAPYIVPGFIDLHVHGGGGADVMEGGDAIETIGRTHARYGTTSLLATTMTAPRDELMKVVAQLGERARNRTPGCARVLGVHLEGPYINPGKLGAQPDAAVSAALDEVLRYLAIAPIRVVTLAPEIAGHIEIISEMAARGVRVQLGHSLATYEEGVAALKHGACGFTHLFNAMSPLHHRNPGLVGAALAHAEYAEIIPDLLHVHPGAIRAALRAIPRLYVVTDSTSATGMPDGEYRLGSQHVTKCLGGVRLADGTLAGSTLTMDQAFRNLVSIGLPIADVSNRMSRFAADYLGLEDRGRLARGAWADIAVFDRDLNLSATYVEGESIVEYA from the coding sequence ATGCTGACCGGAAACCTACTGACCGCCGAAGGCTGGCGCTACGGCACGATCGAGTTCGGCAACGGCCGGATCACCGCGCTGTCGGGCCATGCCGTCGACCCGTCGATGAACGACGCGCCGTACATCGTGCCGGGCTTCATCGACCTGCACGTGCATGGCGGCGGCGGAGCCGACGTGATGGAGGGCGGCGACGCGATCGAGACCATCGGCCGGACCCACGCCCGCTACGGCACCACCAGCCTGCTCGCCACCACCATGACGGCGCCGCGCGACGAACTGATGAAGGTGGTCGCGCAGCTCGGCGAGCGCGCGCGCAACCGCACGCCGGGCTGCGCGCGCGTGCTCGGCGTCCATCTCGAAGGCCCTTACATCAACCCCGGCAAGCTCGGCGCGCAGCCCGACGCGGCGGTATCGGCCGCGCTCGACGAGGTGCTGCGCTATCTCGCGATCGCGCCGATCCGCGTGGTCACGCTCGCGCCCGAGATCGCCGGCCACATCGAGATCATCTCGGAGATGGCCGCGCGCGGCGTGCGCGTGCAGCTCGGCCATTCGCTCGCCACCTATGAGGAGGGCGTCGCCGCGCTCAAGCATGGCGCCTGCGGCTTCACGCACCTGTTCAACGCGATGTCGCCGCTGCACCACCGCAACCCCGGTCTGGTCGGCGCCGCGCTCGCCCATGCCGAGTACGCGGAGATCATCCCCGACCTGCTGCACGTCCATCCCGGTGCGATCCGCGCCGCGCTGCGCGCGATCCCGCGCCTGTACGTGGTGACCGACAGCACCTCGGCCACCGGCATGCCCGACGGCGAATACCGGCTCGGCAGCCAGCACGTCACCAAGTGTCTCGGCGGCGTGCGGCTGGCCGACGGCACGCTGGCCGGCAGCACGCTGACGATGGACCAGGCGTTCCGCAACCTGGTGTCGATCGGGCTGCCGATCGCCGACGTATCGAACCGGATGTCGCGCTTCGCCGCCGACTATCTCGGCCTCGAGGATCGCGGCCGCCTCGCGCGCGGCGCCTGGGCCGACATCGCCGTGTTCGACCGCGACCTGAACCTGAGCGCGACCTACGTCGAAGGAGAATCGATTGTCGAATATGCTTGA